In Myxococcus fulvus, the following proteins share a genomic window:
- a CDS encoding putative baseplate assembly protein produces MGARYVCQSEQRRRLVEAHPTFNGIDYLEVLDEEAATLELERQRTLWVRCYKPLPATISADNVGITGGVRLKDIGVALAFRMDQPPPEPRTTQAERDEYARRVALDVENGTTETQQTLVVRTTSSGDFSTYTLALLRGFLDTVPLEGFDALLSRVDFTFKVECPSEFDCAPPKSAVTPDGVDPTIDYLTRDYASFRRLLLDRLSEVAPHWKERNPADLGVTLVELMAYSADYLSYYQDAVATEAYLGTARKRTSVRRHARLLDYPMHDGGNARAWVTVSLTPDAEGTPLAGPTEVTPGTVFITTVDAPRVVDAKQLQAAIVSGAEVFESLHPTTLYSGHGRITFHTWGEDRCCLPRGATAATLLNPPSPADPTKKTFTPENFSEGKVLILEEARGSSTGRAVDADPSRRHTVRLTEVAFGEDPLLGVDVVEVSWHTEDALPFELCLWTVTVPHDSTGEKEDVPGQPAPVSVARGNVVLVDHGRTLTEDLPAVPETGGYRPRLSRGPLTQVSRVEGGRAMDPTASATSALRSAPEEALPALWLREAESGRVWVPRRTLLNSGRFSRELVAEVEDDGRARLRFGDNVLGERPGAGVGMTATYRIGNGGAGNVGAESISHVYSPVGGAWRDAILRVRNPLPARGGVEPEAVERVRIDAPQAFRIQQRAVTEEDYAEVAQRHPEVQRAVGSLRWTGSWHTMFITVDRRGGFPVDVAFSERLTTFLERFRLAGYDLRVDAPLFVPLDIAMTVCVLPGYLAANVKAALLEVFGNGELPDGRRAFFHPDNFTFGEPVYLSQLVATAMKVPGVAWVETEDAPGKPQRFRRFGQVPRDEWKNGLIAMDRLEIARLDNDPSQPENGKLDFYMQGGL; encoded by the coding sequence ATGGGCGCGCGCTACGTCTGCCAGAGCGAGCAGCGACGCCGGTTGGTGGAGGCCCACCCCACCTTCAACGGCATCGACTACCTGGAGGTCCTGGACGAGGAGGCCGCCACCCTCGAGTTGGAGCGCCAGCGCACGCTGTGGGTGCGCTGCTACAAGCCGCTGCCCGCCACCATCAGCGCGGACAACGTCGGAATCACCGGCGGCGTGCGCCTGAAGGACATCGGCGTCGCGCTCGCGTTCCGCATGGACCAGCCGCCGCCCGAGCCTCGCACCACCCAGGCCGAGCGCGACGAGTACGCGCGGCGCGTGGCGCTGGACGTCGAGAACGGCACGACGGAGACGCAGCAGACGCTGGTGGTGCGCACCACGTCCTCCGGCGACTTCTCCACGTACACGCTCGCGCTCCTGCGGGGCTTCCTGGACACGGTGCCGCTGGAGGGCTTCGACGCCCTGCTGTCGCGCGTGGACTTCACCTTCAAGGTGGAGTGCCCGAGCGAGTTCGACTGCGCCCCGCCGAAGTCCGCCGTCACGCCGGACGGGGTGGACCCGACCATCGACTACCTCACGCGCGACTACGCCAGCTTCCGGCGGCTGCTCCTCGACAGGCTGTCGGAGGTGGCGCCGCATTGGAAGGAGCGCAACCCCGCGGACCTGGGCGTGACGCTGGTGGAGCTGATGGCCTACTCGGCCGACTACCTCAGCTACTACCAGGACGCGGTGGCCACCGAGGCGTACCTGGGCACCGCGCGCAAGCGCACCTCCGTGCGTCGTCACGCGCGGCTGCTCGACTACCCCATGCACGACGGCGGCAACGCCCGCGCGTGGGTGACGGTGAGCCTCACGCCGGATGCCGAGGGCACGCCGCTGGCCGGCCCCACCGAGGTGACGCCCGGCACGGTGTTCATCACCACGGTGGACGCGCCCCGCGTGGTGGACGCGAAGCAGCTCCAGGCCGCCATCGTCTCCGGCGCGGAGGTGTTCGAGTCGCTCCACCCCACGACGCTCTACTCGGGCCACGGCCGCATCACCTTCCACACCTGGGGCGAGGACCGCTGCTGCCTGCCCCGGGGCGCCACGGCGGCCACGCTGCTCAACCCGCCCTCGCCCGCGGACCCGACGAAGAAGACCTTCACGCCGGAGAACTTCTCCGAGGGCAAGGTGCTCATCCTCGAGGAGGCGCGCGGCTCCTCGACGGGGCGCGCCGTGGACGCGGACCCGTCCCGCCGCCACACGGTGCGGCTGACCGAGGTGGCCTTCGGTGAGGACCCGCTGCTCGGCGTGGACGTGGTGGAGGTGTCCTGGCACACCGAGGACGCGCTGCCCTTCGAGCTGTGCCTGTGGACCGTCACCGTCCCGCACGACTCCACCGGGGAGAAGGAGGACGTGCCCGGCCAGCCCGCGCCGGTGAGCGTGGCGCGCGGCAACGTGGTGCTGGTGGACCACGGGCGCACGCTGACGGAGGATCTGCCCGCCGTGCCCGAGACGGGGGGCTACCGTCCCCGCCTGTCGCGTGGTCCGCTCACCCAGGTGTCGCGGGTGGAGGGAGGCCGGGCGATGGACCCCACGGCGTCCGCGACCTCGGCGCTGCGCTCCGCGCCGGAGGAGGCCCTGCCCGCGCTCTGGCTGCGCGAGGCGGAGAGCGGCCGCGTCTGGGTGCCGCGCCGCACGCTGCTCAACAGCGGCCGCTTCAGCCGGGAGCTGGTGGCCGAGGTGGAGGATGACGGCCGCGCGCGCCTGCGCTTCGGCGACAACGTGCTCGGCGAGCGCCCTGGCGCGGGCGTGGGGATGACGGCCACGTACCGCATCGGCAACGGCGGCGCGGGCAACGTGGGCGCGGAGTCGATTTCGCACGTGTACTCGCCGGTAGGCGGCGCGTGGCGCGACGCAATCCTGCGCGTGCGCAACCCGCTGCCGGCCCGGGGCGGCGTGGAGCCGGAGGCCGTGGAGCGGGTGCGCATCGACGCGCCGCAGGCCTTCCGCATCCAGCAGCGCGCGGTGACGGAGGAAGACTACGCGGAGGTGGCCCAGCGCCACCCCGAGGTGCAGCGCGCGGTGGGCAGCCTGCGGTGGACGGGGAGCTGGCACACCATGTTCATCACCGTGGACCGGCGCGGCGGCTTCCCGGTGGACGTGGCCTTCTCCGAGCGGCTCACCACCTTCCTGGAGCGCTTCCGGCTGGCGGGGTACGACCTGCGCGTCGACGCGCCGCTCTTCGTCCCGCTGGACATCGCCATGACGGTCTGCGTGCTGCCGGGCTACCTGGCCGCCAACGTGAAGGCCGCGCTGCTGGAGGTCTTCGGCAACGGGGAGCTGCCCGACGGCCGGCGCGCGTTCTTCCACCCGGACAACTTCACCTTCGGCGAGCCGGTGTACCTGAGCCAGCTGGTGGCCACGGCGATGAAGGTCCCCGGCGTGGCGTGGGTGGAGACGGAGGACGCGCCGGGCAAGCCGCAGCGCTTCCGGCGCTTCGGGCAGGTGCCTCGCGACGAGTGGAAGAACGGACTCATCGCGATGGACCGACTGGAGATTGCCCGGCTCGACAATGACCCGAGCCAGCCGGAGAACGGCAAGCTCGACTTCTACATGCAGGGGGGCCTGTGA
- a CDS encoding GPW/gp25 family protein: MHIAFPYRLDGRGRTADADLDTHVRHLIEQVLFTAPGERVNRPTFGTGLGQLVFAPNSSELATATQFLVQGALQQWLGDLIQVEAVETHSEEASLQVTVRYVVRRTQQRQTAQFSREL; this comes from the coding sequence ATGCACATCGCCTTCCCCTATCGCCTGGATGGACGGGGCCGCACGGCGGACGCGGACCTGGACACGCACGTGCGGCACCTCATCGAGCAGGTGCTCTTCACCGCGCCCGGTGAGCGCGTCAACCGGCCCACCTTCGGCACGGGCCTGGGGCAGCTCGTCTTCGCGCCCAACAGCTCGGAGCTGGCCACCGCCACGCAGTTCCTGGTGCAGGGCGCGCTCCAGCAGTGGCTGGGGGACCTCATCCAGGTGGAGGCGGTGGAGACGCACAGCGAGGAGGCCTCCCTCCAGGTGACGGTGCGCTACGTGGTGCGCCGCACCCAGCAGCGCCAGACGGCGCAGTTCTCACGGGAGCTCTGA
- a CDS encoding phage baseplate assembly protein V — MSSYFGKYRGEVVNNIDPLMMGRVQVKVPTVLGDSQLGWAMPCMPYGGSGTGFFAVPPTGAKVWVEFERGDLNYPIVAGCFWGEGEAPATPGLPTTKVWKTDAITVKLDDLPGAGGLSIEVSPPAVPMPLKATFTAAGIEINHGGTAKVVLSATGIELSFGAANIKLGPTGVNVNNGALEVI; from the coding sequence ATGAGCTCCTACTTCGGGAAGTACCGCGGCGAGGTCGTCAACAACATCGACCCCCTGATGATGGGCCGCGTGCAGGTGAAGGTGCCCACCGTCCTGGGCGACAGCCAGCTGGGCTGGGCCATGCCGTGCATGCCGTACGGCGGCAGCGGCACGGGCTTCTTCGCGGTGCCCCCGACGGGCGCCAAGGTCTGGGTGGAGTTCGAGCGCGGGGACCTCAACTACCCCATCGTCGCCGGCTGCTTCTGGGGCGAGGGCGAGGCGCCCGCCACGCCGGGCCTTCCCACCACCAAGGTGTGGAAGACGGACGCCATCACCGTGAAGCTCGACGACCTGCCGGGCGCGGGGGGCTTGAGCATCGAGGTGAGCCCGCCCGCGGTGCCCATGCCGCTGAAGGCGACCTTCACCGCGGCTGGCATCGAAATCAACCACGGGGGCACGGCCAAGGTGGTGCTCAGCGCCACCGGCATCGAGCTGTCGTTCGGCGCCGCCAACATCAAGCTCGGCCCCACGGGCGTCAACGTCAACAACGGCGCGCTGGAGGTCATCTAG
- a CDS encoding ATP-binding protein, whose product MSTSPPTSWQEANQRQLTAALAVVRARLLQQVLATGDETLSAEGNDVDAALAALAHAGSAMPAPSALENLCETFQLSPFERDILLCCASVELGTGFGALFATVNRDPRRPWPTFGLALAMLPEAHWSALTPVAALRRWELLTLAPGESLTTSPLRIDERILHYLTGLSYLDRRLQELVSPVPAQAPPPPSHQELAERMYRLWERETSAAVIQLCGVEPEGARAIASTACAALGLQLHVARASQLPLGAEERGMLARLWEREALLIGSGLLIECDDGTSAESLRAATAFAEQVQGMVILTAREPMRLRGRASLPLEVKRPTRVEQQVLWTGALGPEGVPLDGALERITQQFDLPLHAIRAASLEVRERGPFDDEGALGTALWNACRVQSRPRLEDLARRLEPTAGWEDLVLPPDKKAILKEIAAAVRQRTRVYETWGFASKGARGLGISALFAGASGTGKTMAAEVLALELGLDVYRIDLSQVVSKYIGETEKNLRRVFDAAQEGGAILLFDEADALFGKRSEVRDSHDRYANIEVSYLLQQMESYGGLAILTTNMKDALDTAFLRRLRFVLQFPFPDAGQRADIWRRMFPAATPTEGLDVARLARLSVTGGNIRTIALNAAFLAADANEPVRMAHLQRAVRSEFSKLDKPLAEAEVSGWT is encoded by the coding sequence ATGAGCACCTCCCCGCCGACCTCCTGGCAGGAAGCCAACCAGCGTCAGCTCACCGCGGCGCTCGCGGTGGTGCGCGCCCGGCTGCTCCAGCAGGTGCTCGCGACGGGCGATGAGACCCTCTCCGCCGAGGGGAACGACGTCGACGCCGCCCTCGCCGCGCTCGCGCATGCGGGCTCCGCCATGCCGGCCCCGTCCGCGCTGGAGAACCTGTGCGAGACGTTCCAGCTCTCCCCCTTCGAGCGCGACATCCTGTTGTGCTGCGCGAGCGTGGAGCTGGGCACCGGCTTCGGCGCGCTGTTCGCCACCGTGAACCGCGACCCGCGGCGCCCGTGGCCCACCTTCGGTCTGGCCCTGGCGATGTTGCCGGAGGCGCACTGGAGCGCGCTCACCCCCGTGGCCGCCCTGCGCCGTTGGGAGCTGCTCACGCTCGCGCCGGGCGAGAGCCTCACCACCAGTCCCCTGCGCATCGACGAGCGCATCCTCCACTACCTCACCGGCCTGTCGTACCTGGACCGCCGGCTCCAGGAGCTCGTCTCGCCCGTCCCCGCGCAGGCCCCGCCGCCGCCCTCGCACCAGGAGCTGGCCGAGCGGATGTACCGACTCTGGGAGCGCGAGACGAGCGCCGCCGTCATCCAGCTGTGCGGCGTGGAGCCCGAAGGCGCGCGCGCCATCGCCAGCACGGCCTGCGCGGCCCTGGGGCTGCAGCTCCATGTCGCGCGCGCGAGCCAGCTGCCCCTCGGCGCCGAGGAGCGAGGGATGCTCGCGCGGCTCTGGGAGCGAGAGGCCCTGCTGATTGGCAGCGGCCTGCTCATCGAGTGTGACGACGGCACCAGCGCCGAGTCGCTCCGCGCGGCGACGGCCTTCGCCGAGCAGGTCCAGGGCATGGTCATCCTCACCGCGCGCGAGCCCATGCGCCTGAGGGGCCGCGCGTCGCTGCCGCTCGAGGTGAAGCGCCCCACGCGGGTCGAGCAGCAGGTGCTGTGGACCGGGGCGCTCGGCCCCGAGGGTGTCCCCCTCGACGGCGCGCTGGAGCGAATCACCCAGCAGTTCGACCTGCCCCTGCACGCCATCCGCGCCGCCAGCCTGGAGGTGCGAGAGCGGGGCCCCTTCGACGACGAGGGCGCGCTGGGCACGGCCCTCTGGAACGCCTGCCGCGTGCAGTCGCGTCCCCGCCTGGAGGACCTGGCGCGCAGGCTGGAGCCGACCGCGGGCTGGGAGGACCTGGTGCTCCCGCCGGACAAGAAGGCCATCCTCAAGGAGATCGCCGCCGCCGTGCGCCAGCGCACGCGCGTGTACGAGACGTGGGGCTTCGCCTCCAAGGGCGCGCGCGGCCTGGGCATCAGCGCCCTGTTCGCCGGCGCCAGCGGCACCGGCAAGACGATGGCCGCGGAGGTGCTCGCGCTGGAGCTGGGCCTGGACGTCTACCGCATCGACCTGAGCCAGGTGGTCAGCAAGTACATCGGCGAGACGGAGAAGAACCTGCGCCGCGTGTTCGACGCCGCGCAGGAGGGCGGCGCCATCCTCCTGTTCGACGAGGCCGACGCCCTGTTCGGCAAGCGCTCCGAGGTCCGCGACAGCCATGACCGCTACGCCAACATCGAGGTGAGCTACCTGCTCCAGCAGATGGAGTCGTACGGGGGCCTGGCCATCCTCACCACCAACATGAAGGACGCGCTGGACACGGCCTTCCTGCGCCGGCTGCGCTTCGTGTTGCAGTTCCCCTTCCCGGACGCTGGCCAGCGCGCGGACATCTGGCGGCGCATGTTCCCCGCCGCCACGCCCACCGAAGGGCTGGACGTCGCGCGCCTGGCCCGGCTCAGCGTCACCGGCGGCAACATCCGCACCATCGCCCTCAACGCCGCGTTCCTGGCCGCCGACGCCAACGAGCCGGTGCGGATGGCCCACCTCCAGCGCGCGGTGCGCTCGGAGTTCAGCAAGCTCGACAAGCCCTTGGCGGAGGCCGAGGTCTCGGGGTGGACATGA
- a CDS encoding DUF4255 domain-containing protein, giving the protein MSNSLSIATVTATLRTLLFNHLQVDTPDVTVTTLPPDKARARDATHHQLNIFLFQVGHDAALRNTTFPHHVKPGESGHPPLALRLTYLLTPYAPSDDDVESHKLLGKAMNVLHDHPLLGSEELRVAVPGNDLHRQAERVRITSEPLSLEELSKLWTMFQTQYRVSVVYQVSVVLIESTRPRATPLPVLRPVLSVQPDTLPPFPLLEAITPPQQQASARLGDVLVLTGQHLAGNTVGVRFQHPLWTTPVTRPAADVTAARLTTSIPNDAANWPAGTYAVSVIVTDTNGVEHASPTLPLTLAPRILSLTPSPVPRGPDGEVTLTATFSPRVRPDQRVSLLLGGKELPAPERVAAVDNLTFTGRGFTAGDHHVRLRVDGVDSLLIDRSQTPPVFDPTQRVSVT; this is encoded by the coding sequence ATGAGCAACTCGCTCTCCATCGCGACGGTGACGGCGACGCTGCGCACCCTCCTGTTCAACCACCTCCAGGTGGACACGCCGGACGTCACCGTCACCACGCTGCCTCCGGACAAGGCACGCGCCCGAGACGCCACGCACCACCAGCTCAACATCTTCCTCTTCCAGGTCGGTCACGACGCCGCGCTCCGCAACACGACCTTCCCGCACCACGTGAAGCCCGGTGAGTCGGGCCACCCGCCCCTCGCGCTGCGGCTCACGTACCTGCTCACGCCCTACGCCCCGTCCGATGACGACGTGGAGAGCCACAAGCTGCTGGGCAAGGCGATGAACGTCCTCCACGACCACCCGCTGCTCGGGTCCGAGGAGCTCCGCGTCGCCGTCCCCGGCAACGACCTCCACCGTCAGGCCGAGCGCGTGCGCATCACCTCGGAGCCGCTCTCCCTGGAGGAGCTCTCCAAGCTCTGGACGATGTTCCAGACGCAGTACCGCGTCTCCGTCGTCTACCAGGTCTCCGTCGTCCTCATCGAGAGCACCCGCCCGCGCGCCACGCCGCTGCCCGTGCTGCGCCCCGTCCTCTCCGTCCAGCCGGACACCCTGCCCCCCTTCCCCCTGCTCGAGGCCATCACGCCTCCACAGCAGCAGGCCAGCGCGCGACTGGGCGACGTGCTCGTCCTCACCGGCCAGCACCTCGCGGGCAACACCGTGGGCGTGCGCTTCCAGCATCCACTCTGGACCACGCCGGTGACACGCCCCGCCGCCGACGTCACCGCCGCGCGCCTCACCACCTCCATCCCGAACGACGCGGCCAACTGGCCCGCGGGCACCTACGCCGTGTCCGTCATCGTCACCGACACGAACGGCGTCGAGCACGCCTCCCCCACCCTGCCGCTCACGCTCGCCCCGCGCATCCTCTCGCTCACGCCCTCGCCCGTGCCGCGCGGCCCCGATGGCGAAGTCACGCTCACCGCCACCTTCAGCCCCCGCGTCCGTCCGGACCAGCGCGTGTCCCTGCTGCTCGGAGGCAAGGAGCTGCCCGCGCCCGAGCGCGTCGCGGCCGTGGACAACCTCACCTTCACCGGACGCGGGTTCACCGCGGGCGACCACCACGTCCGGCTGCGCGTGGACGGCGTGGACTCGCTCCTCATCGACCGGAGCCAGACGCCGCCCGTGTTCGACCCCACCCAGCGGGTGAGCGTCACATGA
- a CDS encoding phage tail protein: MAQFSVNAQRFDPYKNFKFRVKWDGRYVAGISKVGALKRTTEVVKHREGGDPSSSRKSPGRSEYEAITLERGVTHDTEFERWANKVWNYGSGLGAEVSLKDFRKDIILEVYNEAGQLAISYKLYRCWVSEYQAMPDLDANANAVAIQTLKLENEGWERDYDVTEPTEPTFNEPNP; the protein is encoded by the coding sequence ATGGCTCAGTTCAGCGTCAACGCGCAGCGTTTCGACCCGTACAAGAACTTCAAGTTCCGGGTGAAGTGGGATGGCCGCTACGTGGCGGGCATCAGCAAGGTGGGCGCCCTCAAGCGCACCACGGAGGTGGTCAAGCACCGCGAGGGCGGCGACCCCAGCAGCAGCCGCAAGTCCCCGGGCCGCAGCGAGTACGAGGCGATCACCCTGGAGCGCGGCGTCACCCACGACACCGAGTTCGAGCGCTGGGCGAACAAGGTCTGGAACTACGGCTCCGGGCTGGGCGCCGAGGTGTCCCTCAAGGACTTCAGGAAGGACATCATCCTGGAGGTCTACAACGAGGCCGGACAGCTGGCCATCTCCTACAAGCTCTACCGCTGCTGGGTGTCGGAGTACCAGGCGATGCCGGACCTGGACGCCAACGCCAACGCGGTGGCCATCCAGACGCTGAAGCTGGAGAACGAGGGCTGGGAGCGTGACTACGACGTCACCGAGCCCACCGAGCCCACCTTCAACGAGCCCAATCCCTGA
- a CDS encoding phage tail sheath family protein has protein sequence MPAALSYPGVYIEEIPSGVRTITGVPTSITAFIGRALRGPVNEPVVCNGYGDFERNFGGLWEDGAMSFAVRDFFLNGGGQAVVVRLDNGSETADLSLTTTGGPLVLEAASPGAWGGKLSVVVDHNTKKTGVPAVDDLLFNLTVTDTGTRVTEKFINLSIDAASARYYPTVLAQGSTLLRVRTLPATAARPPAGTSTPAAADAGTNGSALTRTHFTQAAGLRADKKGLFALEKVDVFNLLCIAPHTLGGDIEPDLATDAAAYCEERRAIFIADPPAAWDSVADAVAGFNASSLRSKNAALYFPRLVQANPLREGQLDTFAPCGAVAGVIARTDTQRGVWKAPAGLDALLTGVPKLSVPLTDQENGQLNPLGVNCLRSLPAAGRVVWGARTTRGNDLLADEWKYLPVRRLALNIEESLFRGIQWVVFEPNDEPLWAQIRLNVGAFMQNLFRQGAFQGQTPRDAYFVKCDKETTTQNDINLGVVNIVVGFAPLKPAEFVVLKLQQMAGQVAA, from the coding sequence ATGCCGGCAGCTCTCAGTTATCCGGGCGTCTATATCGAGGAGATTCCCAGTGGGGTCCGCACCATCACCGGGGTGCCCACGTCGATTACCGCCTTCATCGGACGCGCGCTGCGCGGACCGGTGAACGAGCCGGTGGTCTGCAACGGCTACGGTGACTTCGAGCGGAACTTCGGAGGTCTGTGGGAGGACGGAGCGATGAGCTTCGCCGTCCGCGACTTCTTCCTCAACGGAGGCGGCCAGGCCGTCGTCGTCCGCCTGGACAACGGCTCGGAGACGGCGGACCTGAGCCTCACCACCACCGGGGGCCCGCTGGTGCTGGAGGCGGCGAGCCCCGGCGCCTGGGGCGGCAAGCTCAGCGTGGTGGTGGACCACAACACCAAGAAGACCGGCGTGCCGGCCGTCGACGACCTGCTCTTCAACCTGACCGTCACCGACACCGGCACCCGGGTGACGGAGAAGTTCATCAACCTCTCCATCGACGCGGCCAGCGCGCGCTACTACCCGACGGTGCTCGCGCAGGGCTCCACGCTCCTGCGGGTGAGGACCCTGCCCGCCACCGCGGCCCGGCCTCCTGCGGGCACCTCCACGCCCGCGGCGGCCGACGCGGGCACCAACGGCAGCGCGCTCACCCGCACCCACTTCACCCAGGCCGCGGGCCTGCGCGCGGACAAGAAGGGGCTGTTCGCGCTGGAGAAGGTGGATGTCTTCAACCTGCTGTGCATCGCGCCCCACACGCTGGGCGGCGACATCGAGCCGGACCTGGCCACGGACGCGGCGGCCTACTGCGAGGAGCGCCGCGCCATCTTCATCGCGGACCCGCCGGCGGCCTGGGACAGCGTGGCGGACGCCGTCGCCGGCTTCAACGCCAGCAGCCTGCGCAGCAAGAACGCGGCGCTCTACTTCCCCCGGCTGGTGCAGGCCAATCCCCTGCGGGAGGGCCAGCTGGACACCTTCGCGCCCTGCGGCGCGGTGGCGGGCGTCATCGCGCGCACGGACACCCAGCGCGGCGTGTGGAAGGCGCCCGCGGGCCTGGACGCGCTGCTCACCGGCGTGCCCAAGCTGAGCGTGCCGCTCACGGACCAGGAGAACGGCCAGTTGAACCCGCTGGGCGTCAACTGCCTGCGCTCGCTGCCCGCCGCGGGCCGGGTGGTGTGGGGCGCGCGCACCACGCGCGGCAATGATTTGCTCGCCGACGAGTGGAAGTACCTGCCGGTGCGCAGGCTGGCGCTCAACATCGAGGAGAGCCTCTTCCGGGGCATCCAGTGGGTGGTGTTCGAGCCCAACGACGAGCCGCTGTGGGCGCAGATCCGCCTCAACGTGGGCGCCTTCATGCAGAACCTCTTCCGGCAGGGCGCCTTCCAGGGCCAGACGCCGCGGGATGCGTACTTCGTCAAGTGCGACAAGGAGACGACGACGCAGAACGACATCAACCTCGGCGTGGTGAACATCGTCGTGGGCTTCGCGCCGCTCAAGCCGGCCGAGTTCGTGGTCCTCAAGCTCCAGCAGATGGCCGGCCAGGTCGCGGCGTAA
- a CDS encoding ELWxxDGT repeat protein, translating to MSWRGGWMVSSLLVLGAGCGGALPGEEVPAPAEEAEERLDGSYCLPTEDSTQRVKTILPPSDIGIPRYAASPSDFVSFKGQLHFAVNFEDGKRALWRSNGTSAGTTEIKSLPATEGNFTPPLGGLTPTSSLLFFRAADVAHGTELWVSDGTSGGTRMVEDLTPGTDSSYPTHMTATGSGSVVFFLERYESGSTRVRYELWASDGSAGGTSRVRDFGADAEVSYLSGAANDTLRFFVRDLSGGTSLWKTDGTSAGTVQVKRLTSGPNAFIKDARTTDGLTLFILRQDSGLQELWKTDGTSGGTLRLASFGATRDVRLLGALGSTVYVTTTSLTTQYMVLYQVPLAGGTPTSVVSLPNDYTSLGEAFPYIDSVSIPPGGSKLFFSVIIGSNGPAPRDSQLWVTDGTAGGTVRLRRPLSLSDEYSSPVYAVSDDLVFFSAYEADGAGIEPWVSNGTPSGTRKLRDIGVTPPTSSSYPREYFRLGSRVYFSAYDDTEAGQLWSTKLSDACFAPQSQP from the coding sequence ATGTCGTGGCGCGGTGGGTGGATGGTGTCGTCGTTGCTGGTGTTGGGGGCGGGCTGCGGAGGCGCACTTCCCGGGGAGGAGGTGCCTGCCCCCGCCGAGGAGGCAGAGGAGCGGTTGGATGGCTCCTATTGCCTGCCGACGGAGGATTCCACCCAGCGTGTGAAGACCATCCTCCCGCCCTCGGACATCGGGATTCCGCGCTACGCGGCCAGCCCCAGTGACTTCGTGAGCTTCAAGGGCCAGCTGCACTTCGCGGTGAACTTCGAGGACGGGAAGCGGGCGCTGTGGCGCAGCAACGGCACCTCGGCGGGGACCACTGAAATCAAGAGCCTCCCCGCGACGGAGGGGAACTTCACGCCGCCGCTCGGCGGCCTCACGCCCACCTCATCCCTGCTGTTCTTCCGGGCGGCGGACGTCGCGCACGGCACGGAGCTGTGGGTGAGCGACGGCACCTCGGGCGGCACCCGCATGGTGGAGGACCTGACGCCGGGGACGGACAGCTCGTATCCGACGCACATGACGGCCACGGGCAGCGGCTCCGTGGTGTTTTTCCTGGAGCGATACGAGTCGGGCTCCACGCGCGTGCGTTACGAGCTGTGGGCGTCGGATGGCTCGGCCGGTGGGACGTCACGCGTGCGTGACTTCGGCGCGGACGCGGAGGTGAGCTACCTGTCCGGCGCGGCCAACGACACGCTGCGCTTCTTCGTGCGGGATTTGTCCGGCGGCACCAGCCTCTGGAAGACGGACGGCACGTCGGCGGGCACCGTCCAGGTCAAGCGGCTCACGTCGGGGCCCAATGCCTTCATCAAGGACGCGCGGACCACCGACGGGCTCACGCTCTTCATCCTCCGTCAGGACTCGGGCCTCCAGGAATTGTGGAAGACGGATGGCACGTCGGGCGGCACGCTGCGCCTGGCGTCCTTCGGCGCCACCCGGGACGTGCGCCTGCTGGGCGCGCTGGGGTCGACCGTCTATGTCACCACCACGTCCCTGACGACGCAGTACATGGTCCTCTACCAGGTGCCTCTGGCGGGCGGCACCCCGACGTCTGTCGTCAGCCTGCCCAATGACTACACCTCGCTGGGCGAGGCTTTCCCCTACATCGACAGCGTCAGCATCCCGCCGGGAGGCTCGAAGCTGTTCTTCTCCGTCATCATCGGCAGCAATGGCCCCGCGCCGCGCGACTCGCAGCTCTGGGTGACGGACGGCACCGCGGGCGGCACCGTGCGGCTGCGCCGGCCGCTGAGCCTCTCGGACGAGTACTCCTCGCCCGTGTACGCCGTGTCGGACGACCTGGTCTTCTTCAGCGCCTACGAGGCCGACGGGGCTGGCATCGAGCCGTGGGTGAGCAACGGCACGCCGTCCGGGACGCGCAAGCTGAGGGACATCGGCGTCACTCCGCCCACGTCCTCGTCCTACCCTCGTGAGTACTTCCGGCTGGGCTCGCGGGTGTACTTCAGCGCGTATGACGACACCGAGGCGGGACAGCTCTGGTCCACGAAGCTGAGCGACGCGTGCTTCGCGCCGCAATCCCAGCCGTAG